The Oncorhynchus clarkii lewisi isolate Uvic-CL-2024 unplaced genomic scaffold, UVic_Ocla_1.0 unplaced_contig_7984_pilon_pilon, whole genome shotgun sequence genome window below encodes:
- the LOC139399174 gene encoding zinc finger protein 879-like produces MASVKLEDCSQTLELNVNIKDEEEEEKIGTSVSHGDHVETLSTSREQQQEDHRAKKSHHCPHCEEIFPFLSKLKIHLQIHTGEKPYSCTDCGTHFTTSKALTVHQRVHTGEKPYSCSDCGKSFSGLGHLKRHQRIHTGEKPYSCSDCGKSFSQQSSLNSHKHIHTGEKPYYCSDCGKCFTASFELNVHQRTHTGEKPYYCSDCGMSFSQQSSLKSHQRIHTGEKPYSCSDCGKSFSYQSSLKSHQHIHKAEKPYSCSDCGKYFTTSAELKVHQRTHTGEKPYCCSDCGKSFSQQSNLKTHQLIHTGEKPFSCSDCVKCFTTSSELKVHRRTHTGEKPYSCSDCWKSFSQQSNLITHQRIHKGKKPHQFSQAS; encoded by the exons atggcatcagtgaagctggaagactgcagtcaaacactggagctgaatgtcaacattaaagatgaagaagaggaggagaagattgggacatctgttagtcatg gagaccatGTTGAGACATTATCTACATCCAGAGAGCAACAGCAGGAAGATCACAGAGCTAAGAAGTCTCACCACTGCCCACATTGTGAGGAGATTTTCCCATTTCTATCAAAGCTAAAAATACACCtacaaatacacacaggagagaagccttattcctGCACTGACTGTGGGACGCACTTCACAACATCAAAGGCTCTgacagttcatcagagagtgcacactggagagaagccttactcctgctctgactgtgggaagagtttctcagGATTGGGTCACTTAAAAAGACaccaacgtatacacacaggagagaagccttactcctgctctgactgtgggaagagtttctcgCAACAGAGCAGCTTAAACTcgcacaaacatatacacacgggagagaagccttactactgctctgactgtggaaaatgcttcacagCATCATTTGAGTTAAACGTTcatcagaggacacacacaggagagaagccttactactgctctgactgtgggatgAGTTTCTCTCAACAGAGCAGCTTAAAGTCACaccaacgtatacacacaggagagaagccttactcctgctctgattgtgggaagagtttctcttATCAAAGCAGCTTAAAATCACACCAACATATACATAAAgcagagaagccttactcctgctctgactgtgggaagtaCTTCACAACATCAGCTGAGctaaaagttcaccagagaacacacacaggagagaagccttactgctgctctgactgtgggaagagtttctctcaacagagcaacttaaaaacacaccaacttatacatacaggagagaagcctttctcaTGCTCTGACTGTGTGAAGTGCTTCACAACATCATCTGAGCTAAAAGTTCACCGGAGaacacacacgggagagaagccttactcctgctctgactgttgGAAGAGTTTCTCTCAACAGAGCAACTTAATAACACACCAACGTATACATAAAGGAAAGAAGCCTCATCAGTTCTCTCAGGCCAGTTAA